From the Drosophila simulans strain w501 chromosome 2L, Prin_Dsim_3.1, whole genome shotgun sequence genome, the window TGCTGGTTTCGTGGTCTGGATCCTTTGCGTTCTCCACCAGCAACTTGTGCATCGTAGCCATGCAATCGTGCCACTCCTGGCTATTTAGGAGTTGGAACGGACCCTGCTGGGCATGCTGCTTGAAGGAGCCTGCATCAAAGCAACCCACCAAGGCGTCCTGAACGTGTCGCTGCAGAAAGTTCCACACGGTGTGGTCCTCCTGGTACTGCAGATTCTCCCACTCCTTCTCATAGACCGGCATAGTGAAGGGTTTGACGAATCCATCGAAGGGAGCCATCGCCAAGATCTCCAggtcttcctcctcctctttgAGATCCGGCTTGTACATTGTCTCATTGAGGCAATCGATGGCCTTCAGCAGCTTGTCGTCACGCAACTCTTCGTGTGCGTTGAAGAAGACGAACTGTTTGTTGTTGGGAAGTGCCACAAgcgagttgctgctgctattggTCACGATGTTGTAGCGGCGCAACAACTCATAGATGCAGTCCTCCATCTGGAACTCGCATGTAGAGACGGATTCGCGTGTCTTGGGCTCGTCGCCCGGAAAGTTTTCGAATAAGAAGAGAATCCTGGGAGCGCACAGTCGTGTGCGCTCACTTATCCTGGCGGCAGGCGTTTCTCTAAGCATTTGGGGCAGGAACTGCATCAAATGCTGTTCCCTGGcgaacttggccaactggaaCACGGTGAGCAGTGTCGGATCAAACGTCAGCCCATTTTCCACGTACACCACAATGTGGCAAACGTGCAGGGCCAACAGCATCATGCGCACGAAGCGACATCGAATCCTCTCGAAGAAGCTGTCGATGTCGAAGGGAGTATCCACATCCTCTATACAGACATCTATCATCTGGCCAGAAATCTCCGCGTCGTAGGTGCTTTCgaagtgcagcagcaggctGAAGGTGCCCGGCTTGTAGTAACACTGTATCTGACCGTCTTCGGGCGTGTGATCATCGGGCGGCTCCATGCCGAAAGCCAGCATCTTGTTGGCCAGGTCGCAATCCGACCGGCCAACGACTCCGACCACTACCAGCGAACCGttgagctgcagcagctcctgTCTAAGGAAGGTCATGTATGAGATGCTCTCTGCAGTTTCTTCTTATACTTACGCCACATTTTCGGGTATATCTGGGTAAGTCCAGGTGTAGTAATCATCCAACATTTTCGCTGGAAATTGTTTACAAGACTCTGCATCAGCTGTTTGAGTTCTGACAACGACCATTAAATATCTGGCAGCACTGTCGTAATTGATATCGATAGCGACGCTTCCGATATATTTCAGTTACTTGGCgcgtttttttaaatatgttctTACCAATAGCCGAAATATACACTtggtaataaaaattcaaataatttcttgtctaaagcaattaaatctttattgtaaacttttcttttgcgttttataaatattttccgctAGCCCTTCATTACAGCTCTCCGCACAATTTTAGCGTacgtttttgtgtgtgcttttcgaTTTGCTTTTAAATGAAAGTTATGTGCATGATTAAGTGTGAATGCTTTAATGCTAAACTCGCTTAAATAATCGTTTTATGCGTTCTCTTAATGTTGCAATGGAATAATGCGGTGATTAATTGGTTGTTACTAGTATGCAAATAGCAATTGTTAAGAAGATACTAATACGTTTAAGATCTGGTAGAGAGAAGTAGGGTTCGATAGTCTAGGTGTGCTAAAACTGAATCATATTAGCGTATCTTTTCTCCTCCGCCTATGTTGAGCacaattaaaatacttttacgTTATGTTTCGATTGCTACAAATTGTTTAGACACTACTACAAAGAGGTGTAGATTTCGTGGAGTGAAGAAGTGTTGATGCTTTTCGTGggtatttacaaatttttgaGAATCGAGCTGCATGGGATtcgttaattattttatttacaactatTTCGTGTAGTCCGGGTTTTCTAAAATGCAATTGTTTCTTATAGGTTGTGAATGATGTTCCAAAATGAACAAAGTTTTTGGATGTGTTAAAATTCCGTTTTGCCAGGCCGTACTGTGCTTCTGTATTCCATATCCGTTTGTACTTGTTGACTGCGCATACAAGACCTTCCTCCTCCACGTTTTGGCAGTGAACCTGAGCTTTCATCTTTGACTTGGTGATCGCACACTTTACATACAAAAATGTTCTTTAAGATACTCATAGTTATGATATTCATGGGTCTATATAGATAGGGGGCTAAATGaagcacacacatgcaaataaaCTAGTTTTGCAAAACAACCAGAGTGGTTCGAGTGGATTGGAATTGAAATCCCCTCAAGATTGGATCTAATCGTATTTCATTAACTACACAGGCTTATCAAAGGAtaaggcaaatggcaaaaggcCATGGTTTACAATTCAGTTGTAGCTGaacatttgcttttgctttttcggGGCATATCATATcatgtttgtgttttattaaaaaaatatcatcACAAAATTGATGAAGTATTATGTTTTCGGCGGCAATACACCATAAGCTTACGGCTAACGATCTTCATCATGTTTATCATTTCCTGGGGTAGCTTAAATTAGGTTAGACTTCAAATTAATCAGCGCAAAGATACAAACTAACAACTAAAGTACATAGAGAAAATCAACACAGTGTTCGAATAGGTAGATCTCAAGAATTCTTTGTTCTTTGCGTTCCAAGCTAAACTTAATCATCTAGGTTTTGTTAATTCATCTTGTTTATCTGcatagtatatatgtatgtatgtgtaggTCTGCTGGATGATTTCCCAAATGAGGCATCGGAGATTTACAGGGTTTTTGCGCGATCCAGGAGATCGCCAATGAACTTCGATATGTCTGATTGCGGGCGTTTGCAGACGGACAGTAATCTCTGCATAATAAGGGAAAAAGTTTAATTAGAACGTTGTAAATTGATGGAAGTTATGGAACTCACTATAAGATGAGATCTCCTTATGTCATCTGTGTCCATGTCCAGTATCTCGTCGATGTCCACATCGATGGCCTCGTTCTGCGTGTCGAAGTCCATGCAAATGATAAGTTTAATTTACGAATAACCCTTGTGAACTTAGGCACTACTCACTGGTGGATCGAAGAGCTTCTGGAGCTCGTCGTAGAGCCACATCTCCACGGCCAGCCGCTTGCGGATGAGGCTCATCTGGTGTGACCCGTACTTGGCCGTGAGGAACTTCTCCCGCCGCTCCTTCACCTCCGCCCCCTTCTCGTTGAAGTTGACCCGGAGGTTCGTCCGGTTCGGCGACCGCTCACAGTCGTTCATCTGCTCCAGACCGCACTGCATCTTTGTCGATCGATTTAGCGGTACAAGCTGCGCTGATTGAACTTCAATTTGCGGAACGCCTGCAATCGATTGGCGTGGCTGCTGCAATTGAGGCAAACAGTTGGACACATGAGACTCAAGTGGCAgtgtaattaaacaaattattaatcGCCTGTAACTGAGCTTTCCAAGCGTGCGTCACACCCATTTCTCTGCTTCAAGACCCGTTTCTGTGCCCAAAAGGCACTACCAACATCCCGCATCCGTGACTCACCCAACTTTTGTGCCCTGCAGACCCTCAGCTCTGATTCATACATTCCACTATCTGCCCATTTGTGCGCCGCCAGTGGACTTTTTCTATGTCCAGAAATAATGACGACATGCAATCCGAACACCGAACAGCAATAATTGCTCACGTGTCACTGGGTTTTCTCCTATCTCTGTATCCTcccacatatatgtatatataaaaaatatatgacagctaattaaattaatgtgtAATGCCTGGCATTTCAGTGAACTCCAGTAGTTGGAAATCTAATTTCAGTATAACTAACAAAGGTCACGTCGAATTGCCCTCCTGGGTTCATATTATGATAGAAAACAAGTGAAAATAagtcttaaatatatattaataaagaTATTCTATTTGGTAAAAAGTTCATATTAGTATAGTGTCTTTctatataaagatataagGAACTTTTCCAACCCGACATATTTAAAGGCACGTCGAACGGGTTGTATTGACTTTTTCTATTACTTATAAGCATATTAAATCCAAGTGACACTTTTCCCGTGTTTTCCCCAATCCGAAGGGGGGCAAACAGAGGTTATTTCCCCAGCCAAAAGCCGAGTGCCAATGGCAACAGAGGCCGTGGTGCCAGTCACCAGGAAAGGCCCCTTAACACCTATCCGCCCCATTCGCAAAGAAACTCGGTATCCTTGATCTACTAACACAAGCCATCCCCAAAAAAGCATTCGCCAGCTAACAGTGAACCttgaaatttccaatttcaCCCGAAAAAAAGTTAACAAACTCGATTCACTCTCATTCTTTGGGGCCGAACtaaaacgaaattgaattgcaaatgCTCGCAGTTGAGTATTGAAatagttttcgtttttttttttgtaaggtatTTCGAAATCGTGGGCCATGTGGCAAacgtggcagcaacaacagcattgCATGCATACTTGTACACACAAAGAGTTTTCCGCATTCGCCGCTATAAATACACAAACAACAATGCCCGACCCCGCCACATTTTCACACAGCTGAATTTTCCAGCCCGTGCGAAATCTGATACCAGATTTACCCGAGAGCCATGAGCAATTATGAAACCGGCGTTTAACTTGTCACTCGCATGTCGTCCGCTCATCGTTCTGTTTTCCCGGCGGAGCGAGGAAATCCGTAGATTTGTTTGCCTCTTGAAACATGAGCCCGTGCAGATCTGACCCTCTGGGGTAAAGAGTTCCATAGTTTGGTTTTTCTTGGGGCTCTGGGCCCGGAAATTACCCTAAACGAAGTTAATTGTGTGGATCCGTTTGGCCTACTACTAACTGGAGTGGGGTAACCACTCCTACGTTCCCGCTGATGATGGACTGGCGACATGATACCATTTTAGAGGTATGGAAAAACGTGTGAAGCGGAGGATGAAATTACCATCTTAGAACACCCTCTGGGAAAAAGCGAGATCGCTTATAACTTGAAAGTATTTCGACTTTATAACACTGGCGATCTATTAGGGCATCTTAAAACATTATTAATAGTTATATTTccataaataaagaaatactAAGAATGATCTGTAAAttctttgattagatttaatcacactttttattttcattattaaaatACAGGGTATTGTTGTGGCGGTAGTTATAACGTAAGTTTATTGTGTGATTCTTCTGCTGAGTCAACGGTAATTGTGGGATCTAATAACTTATGTTGACTACCGCAAAGCTTATCTAAGGAATTTCCTCAGATTTTCCCAACGACAACATGCAGAAATGAGAGCAAAAACTATTTGACCGAAGATTTCGAAGGGCGATGAAGTTGAAAAGGGGGGCAAATTATACCTTTATTATTATGGCTTGCCACATCTGATGTTGCagctttgcataaatattatgttGAAATGCCTATGGCAATGCGGcaacaacatgcaacatgttgcatgtgcagcggcagcagcagcagctggcccagcagcaacaacaaagtcgGCGCTAGCTGCGAATAAATTTGTATCGAGCAACCCCCTCTGCCCACGCCCCTGCAACGCAGTGTTGCATAAACTTCCGGAATTGCTGCACTGTGACAAAAAATGTGGCATATAATTGAAAGCCTAAGAAGCGAGGAGAGTGGAAACAGTGGAAACACTGTGTAATAAGATCTGAAAGAACGAGTTTTCTTATATGTAATTGTAGGTTTTTCAAGTTTGGTATAATATTGAGTAActaaatatcaatttaaagtgTATTATTTTTCAGTGTGTAATATTTCTCAAAATTTGTATCGAAATTGCAGGCCAGCAGTGCAACTTAATGTGTTTTACCTCGGTTTAGTAAAGGAAATTAGTGCGGCTGGACAGAAACTGAAAGAACCATTAGATGAATTGCATGCGATGGCAAT encodes:
- the LOC6731880 gene encoding protein phosphatase 1 regulatory subunit 14B, giving the protein MQCGLEQMNDCERSPNRTNLRVNFNEKGAEVKERREKFLTAKYGSHQMSLIRKRLAVEMWLYDELQKLFDPPNEAIDVDIDEILDMDTDDIRRSHLIRLLSVCKRPQSDISKFIGDLLDRAKTL